The region GACAGATCCGTCCTCAAATACTTCGACTCCTTCCGATATAAGAAGTTCTCTTTGAATCGCTGCATATCTTTTATCCGTGATTGATATTTTGCCTTTGGAATTAATGATCCGGTGCCATGGGAGCTTGTACTTCTCAGACATAGAATGAAGTATCCTGACGACCTGCCTCGCACCTCTTGTATTTCCTGCAAGTCTTGCAACCTGTCCATAGCTCATAACT is a window of [Clostridium] saccharolyticum WM1 DNA encoding:
- a CDS encoding MGMT family protein, translated to MTLFTEEVLVIIKGIPYGRVMSYGQVARLAGNTRGARQVVRILHSMSEKYKLPWHRIINSKGKISITDKRYAAIQRELLISEGVEVFEDGSVNISTYGM